One genomic window of Xanthobacter dioxanivorans includes the following:
- a CDS encoding ABC transporter ATP-binding protein, whose protein sequence is MSLHSSSPTEAVALAGLDLAAPKTLAQPVAVRLEGVRRVFGSRAVLDGIDLEVRRGEFVSLLGPSGTGKTTLLRILAGLDRADGGRVEVASARSVVFQEPRLVPAKRVWQNVVLGHVQNRVTRRLAAAALEEVGLGRHVDVWPKTLSGGEAQRVALARALAGEPNLLLLDEPFAALDALTRIRMHDLVAQLWRRHLPAVVLVTHDVDEAILMSDRVIVLSGGGIRFDARVPLERPRKRGDAGFTALRARLLAELGVASPEAGGHA, encoded by the coding sequence TTGTCCTTGCATAGCTCCTCTCCCACCGAGGCCGTCGCCCTCGCCGGCCTCGACCTCGCCGCTCCCAAAACGCTGGCCCAGCCCGTGGCCGTGCGCCTCGAAGGCGTGCGCCGGGTGTTCGGCTCCCGCGCGGTGCTGGACGGCATCGACCTCGAGGTCCGACGCGGCGAGTTCGTCTCCTTGCTCGGTCCCTCCGGCACCGGCAAGACGACGCTCCTGCGCATCCTCGCCGGGCTCGACCGGGCCGATGGCGGGCGCGTGGAAGTCGCCTCCGCCCGCTCCGTGGTATTCCAGGAGCCGCGGCTCGTGCCCGCCAAGCGCGTCTGGCAGAACGTGGTGCTCGGCCATGTGCAGAACCGCGTCACCCGCCGCCTCGCTGCCGCCGCGCTGGAGGAGGTGGGCCTCGGCCGCCACGTGGACGTGTGGCCCAAGACGCTGTCCGGCGGCGAGGCGCAGCGCGTGGCGCTCGCCCGCGCTCTGGCCGGCGAGCCCAACCTGCTGCTGCTGGACGAGCCCTTCGCCGCGCTCGACGCGCTGACCCGCATCCGCATGCACGATCTCGTCGCCCAGCTCTGGCGGCGCCACCTGCCGGCGGTGGTGCTCGTCACCCACGATGTGGACGAGGCCATCCTCATGTCCGACCGGGTGATCGTCCTGTCCGGCGGCGGCATCCGCTTCGATGCCCGCGTGCCGCTGGAACGTCCGCGCAAACGTGGCGACGCCGGCTTCACCGCGCTGCGCGCCCGACTCCTCGCCGAGCTGGGCGTCGCCTCCCCCGAGGCCGGCGGCCACGCCTGA
- a CDS encoding PhnD/SsuA/transferrin family substrate-binding protein, translating into MTSSLRPTRRHLLAAGAAFAAFLAASAASAEERVKLLIGYQDLTVPSTVTASKVLEGAPYDVEWVILPGPAAQLSALYSKNIDVGHMGDTSLIIEQGKAKDEWVEGNPPLQIIAGWRANDGKYPPIVTVVRTDAKIDTLADLRGKKWSYNFGGFNYLQYVLTGLKAGLTPKDYEAVQLGDQNASAAAFNSGRVDAFSGSIAPVGESIEKGTARVLITSDELEIPALNVFTARGDVLKDPAKRAALADFLARVRTHWTWYADHLDEVQKLYEEKVKQTPARAKLTTLYQKATFQPLDDKLVAREQKIADILTEAGGIPKKINVNVEFYRGFNSSTVGGN; encoded by the coding sequence GTGACCTCTTCCCTGCGTCCCACCCGCCGCCATCTGCTTGCCGCCGGCGCCGCCTTCGCCGCCTTCCTTGCCGCCTCCGCCGCGTCCGCTGAGGAGCGCGTGAAGCTGCTGATCGGCTACCAGGACCTCACCGTGCCCTCCACCGTCACCGCCTCCAAGGTGCTGGAAGGCGCGCCCTATGACGTGGAATGGGTGATCCTGCCCGGCCCGGCGGCGCAGCTCTCGGCGCTCTATTCCAAGAACATCGATGTGGGCCACATGGGCGATACCTCGCTCATCATCGAGCAGGGCAAGGCCAAGGACGAGTGGGTGGAGGGCAATCCCCCGCTGCAGATCATCGCCGGCTGGCGCGCCAATGACGGCAAGTATCCGCCCATCGTCACCGTGGTGCGCACGGACGCCAAGATCGACACGCTGGCCGACCTGCGCGGCAAGAAGTGGTCGTACAATTTCGGCGGCTTCAACTATCTGCAATATGTGCTGACCGGCCTGAAGGCGGGGCTCACGCCGAAGGATTACGAGGCAGTGCAGCTCGGCGACCAGAATGCCTCCGCCGCCGCCTTCAACTCCGGCCGGGTGGACGCCTTTTCCGGCTCCATCGCGCCCGTGGGTGAATCCATCGAAAAGGGCACGGCCCGCGTCCTCATCACCAGCGACGAGCTGGAGATCCCCGCCCTCAACGTCTTCACCGCCCGCGGCGACGTGTTGAAGGACCCGGCGAAGCGCGCTGCCTTGGCGGATTTCCTCGCCCGCGTGCGCACCCACTGGACCTGGTATGCGGACCATCTCGACGAGGTGCAGAAGCTCTATGAGGAGAAGGTGAAGCAGACCCCGGCGCGGGCGAAGCTCACCACCCTCTACCAGAAGGCCACCTTCCAGCCCCTCGACGACAAGCTGGTCGCCCGCGAGCAGAAGATCGCCGACATCCTCACCGAAGCCGGCGGCATCCCGAAGAAGATCAACGTAAACGTGGAGTTCTACCGCGGCTTCAATTCCTCCACCGTCGGCGGCAACTGA
- a CDS encoding type 2 periplasmic-binding domain-containing protein, with amino-acid sequence MAASPPPAAGRLSRRTLLAATGALILPGLGAGRAGAADASLKVGYQDSTLPELARASGVFEGAPYTVEWVVLPGPAAQLTAAYSRAIDLAHLGDTSLIIEQGKSADGWAGGPPLQIIAGWRNLDARYPRIVTAVRTRTGAKTAPELKGLKWGFNFGGLNYVQYLLARRAGGLTAADIDPIQFGDGNAAATAFNADHVDVYSGLGALVGEAVEKGQARIVLTSDDLDIPALGVFAARTDAIADPARRAVLQDFVGRLARYFAWYADNLDAAERIYIDRVKQSPARARYYVEFGKARLRPIDAELIRREQKIADALLEAGAIPRTIDVSSEFNTTFNAAVN; translated from the coding sequence ATGGCAGCCTCTCCTCCGCCTGCCGCCGGCCGGCTCTCGCGGCGAACCCTTCTCGCCGCGACGGGCGCACTCATTCTCCCCGGCCTCGGTGCCGGTCGGGCGGGGGCGGCGGATGCCAGCCTCAAGGTTGGCTATCAGGACTCGACCCTGCCCGAGCTGGCCCGCGCATCGGGCGTGTTCGAGGGAGCGCCCTACACGGTGGAATGGGTCGTGCTGCCCGGCCCCGCCGCCCAGCTCACCGCCGCCTATTCCAGGGCCATCGACCTCGCCCATCTCGGCGACACCTCGCTCATCATCGAGCAGGGCAAGTCCGCCGATGGCTGGGCGGGCGGGCCGCCGCTCCAGATCATCGCCGGCTGGCGCAATCTCGACGCGCGCTATCCGCGCATCGTCACCGCCGTGCGCACCCGCACCGGAGCCAAGACGGCGCCCGAGCTGAAGGGCCTCAAATGGGGCTTCAATTTCGGCGGCCTCAACTACGTGCAGTACCTCCTCGCCCGCCGGGCCGGCGGCCTCACCGCCGCCGACATCGACCCCATCCAGTTCGGCGATGGCAATGCCGCCGCCACCGCCTTCAATGCCGACCATGTGGACGTCTATTCCGGCCTCGGCGCGCTGGTGGGCGAAGCGGTGGAAAAGGGCCAGGCGCGCATCGTGCTGACCAGCGACGACCTCGACATTCCCGCGCTCGGCGTGTTCGCCGCCCGCACGGACGCCATCGCCGATCCCGCCCGCCGCGCCGTGCTGCAGGATTTCGTCGGCCGGCTGGCCCGCTATTTCGCCTGGTATGCGGACAATCTGGATGCCGCCGAGCGCATCTACATCGACAGGGTGAAGCAGAGCCCCGCCCGCGCCCGCTATTACGTGGAATTCGGCAAGGCCCGGCTGCGCCCCATCGATGCCGAGCTGATCCGCCGCGAGCAGAAGATCGCCGACGCGCTGCTGGAGGCCGGCGCCATTCCACGCACCATCGATGTCTCGTCCGAGTTCAACACCACCTTCAACGCCGCCGTGAACTAA
- a CDS encoding MmgE/PrpD family protein, translating to MNVSVSPKAAAVRADVTAAVVQATQRIRFDDIPARTIATTKRVLLDTLAVAWAAADAAGVNAARALALRGAPGHASLWGEGETRREPSAAAFYNGTLAAALDFDSLAGFVHADIIVAPAALAVAEQQRRNGRELLAALTLGNELVVRLAAATRTNRGFFHTSIAGVFGAALAAARLRGLDADRTHNALGIALCHAGGTQQSHVEQRLTKRLQSAFAARDGIISADLAALGTTGPRAAFEGPFGLFALFEEGRPEEVLDGLGRRFLMEETALKRFPACGCSHAALAAALEIVARHGITGEDVARGEIVLTPYMARLVGGAFAPEANPQVTGQFNVRYGVAAVLARGGFGLADIEPAAVLDPAIRPLVDRLSVRVDESRTGTFAPADVTIETHDGRRLSHRVEAVPGSPEAPLGEDEIHAKLVAAFGYGRNELPPARIEALVQRIHRLEGVDDVSILFDQVL from the coding sequence ATGAACGTCTCCGTCAGCCCGAAGGCGGCCGCGGTGCGCGCCGACGTCACTGCCGCCGTGGTGCAGGCGACCCAGCGCATCCGGTTCGACGATATCCCCGCGCGCACCATCGCCACCACCAAGCGCGTGCTGCTCGATACGCTGGCGGTCGCCTGGGCAGCGGCGGATGCGGCCGGCGTCAATGCGGCGCGGGCGCTCGCGCTGCGCGGCGCGCCGGGCCATGCCAGCCTGTGGGGTGAGGGCGAGACCCGGCGGGAGCCCTCCGCCGCCGCCTTCTACAACGGCACGCTCGCGGCAGCGCTCGATTTCGACAGCCTTGCCGGCTTCGTCCATGCCGATATCATCGTCGCCCCCGCTGCGCTCGCCGTCGCCGAGCAGCAGCGGCGCAACGGGCGGGAGCTTCTCGCCGCCCTCACCCTTGGCAACGAACTGGTGGTGCGGCTGGCGGCGGCGACGCGCACCAACCGGGGCTTCTTCCACACCTCCATCGCCGGCGTGTTCGGCGCCGCGCTCGCCGCCGCCCGCCTGCGCGGGCTGGATGCGGACCGCACCCACAATGCCCTCGGCATCGCCTTGTGCCACGCAGGCGGGACCCAGCAGAGCCACGTGGAGCAGCGCCTCACCAAGCGCCTGCAATCGGCCTTCGCCGCGCGCGACGGCATCATTTCCGCCGATCTCGCGGCGCTGGGCACCACCGGCCCGCGCGCCGCCTTCGAGGGACCGTTCGGCCTGTTCGCCTTGTTCGAGGAGGGACGGCCGGAAGAGGTGCTGGACGGGCTCGGCCGGCGCTTCCTTATGGAAGAGACCGCGCTCAAGCGCTTTCCCGCCTGCGGCTGCAGCCATGCGGCGCTTGCCGCGGCGCTGGAGATCGTCGCCCGCCACGGCATCACCGGCGAAGATGTGGCGCGGGGCGAGATCGTGCTGACGCCCTACATGGCACGCCTCGTGGGCGGCGCCTTCGCGCCCGAGGCCAATCCGCAGGTGACGGGCCAGTTCAACGTGCGCTACGGCGTCGCCGCTGTCCTCGCGCGAGGCGGCTTCGGCCTTGCCGACATCGAGCCGGCGGCGGTGCTCGACCCCGCCATCCGGCCACTGGTGGACCGCCTGTCCGTTCGGGTGGACGAGAGCCGCACCGGCACCTTCGCCCCAGCGGATGTCACCATCGAGACCCACGACGGCCGCCGCCTGTCCCATCGCGTGGAGGCCGTGCCCGGCAGCCCCGAGGCGCCGCTGGGCGAGGACGAGATCCACGCCAAGCTGGTCGCGGCCTTCGGCTATGGCCGCAACGAGCTACCGCCGGCCCGCATCGAGGCACTGGTGCAGCGCATCCACCGGCTGGAAGGGGTGGACGACGTCTCCATCCTCTTCGACCAGGTGCTGTGA